The Chitinophaga sp. Cy-1792 genome contains the following window.
AAGACTGCCGGTGAGGTGACGGAGCTGGCTATTCAGCAGGCTTTATCCCAACAGCAGACCGCGGCGTTGCTGGTACCTCAGCTGGAGCAGGCTATTGCCATCCAGGAGAATGCCATTCAGATCCTGACTGGGGAATTGCCTGGCAAAGTGGCGCGTGACCGTAAGCTGCGTGATTTCGTAGTACCTGAAAGTTTGCCTACTGGTATTCCGGCGGATATGATCAGTCGTCGTCCGGATGTGAGAGCAAATGAAATGGGGTTGGTGGCAGCTAATGCGAGAGTAGGGGCGGCACAGGGTAATATGTACCCTCAGCTGACGATTACCGGCAGTGGCGGGTTAAATTCCTTTAAAACCAGCAATTGGTTCAATATTCCGGCCTCTTTATTCGGTACAGTGGCAGGAGGGCTTACGCAGCCGATCTTCCAGAAAAGGGCTTTAAAAACGCAATTAGAGGTGGCCAGGATAGAACGTGACCAGGCAGCGATTACTTTCCGACAGTCGGCATTGAATGCGATTGGTGAAGTAAGTGATGCATTGGTAAAGCTGGACAAGGTGAAAGTACGTCAGGAGCTGGTAGCGGTTCAGGTGCAGACCACCGAGAAGGCAATCAGCCAGGCACAGATGCTGTTTCGCAGTGGAATGGCTAACTACCTCGAAGTGATTACTGCGCAGAGCAGGTCGCTGGAATCAGAATTAAATCAGGCCAGCATCGACAGGGAGCGTTTGTCTGCCATGGTAGACTTATACCGTGCCCTTGGCGGCGGCTGGAAATAAGATACTCAGGAAGTACGGGCCAGGAGGTAAGAGTGATGAATCAGTCATAGCCATACACGAAGACCCACATAAAACAGACAGGAAATAGATAAAATGCCTGGTTCGTACATCCTTTGTTTGAGGCGCAAAGCAGTGTGGTAGCGGATTTAAGAATATTTTTCAAAATTATTTTGGTGATATCGATTCGTTTCATACCTTTGCGCTCCATCAGGAGAGTTGGCAGAGCGGTCGATTGCGGCAGTCTTGAAAACTGTTGACTGTAACAGGTCCCGGGGTTCGAATCCCTGACTCTCCGCAGAAATTTAGAAAGGGGGTAATCATTTTATGATTATCCCCTTTCTCTTTTTGCATAAAATCGTCAATGTTGATTGTTTCAAATGCAGGATTTTAATCGGTAAAAGTTTATTTTAGCATTAAACTACTGAAACTGTTATCAATTGAGGAGATATGGCAGACGTGCATTCCAGAGAGCGCAGGAGCTACAACATGAGTAAAATCAAGGGGAAGGATACCAAACCTGAAATGATAGTGAGAAGGTTTCTTTTTTCTAAAGGTCTGAGGTATAGGCTGCATGACAAAAAGTTATCAGGCAAACCGGATTTGGTATTCCCTGGAAAAAAGACAGTACTTTTTATTAACGGGTGTTTCTGGCATGGTCATTCCGGATGCAGGTATTTTGTTATACCCAAAACAAAAACCGAATGGTGGACTGATAAAATTGAGAAGAATAAATCTAATGACCTGGCCGCAATTGAGAAACTACAGGCATCTGGATGGAAAGTGGTTGTAGTTTGGGAATGTGAATTGAAGAAAGGAAACCAGCCAGCAACATTGAACAATCTTTACTTAAGTATAATCCAGGATATAAATCGTACTATATAAGATCTAATGATACCAATTATTGACATTTTCGCAGGGCCGGGAGGATTAGGTGAAGGATTTTCATCAGTACTTGATCAGAATAAAGAAAGGGTTTTTAAAATTAAATTATCGATTGAGAAGGACTACCATGCGCATCAGACATTGCAGCTGAGAAGCTTTTTCCGGCAATTTCCCGTAGGGAAAGCTCCGGAAGAATATTATGCATTTGTGCGTGGGGAGATTTCTCTGGATGAATTATATGATGCGTTTCCAGAGGAGGCTGACCATGCTAAGGCAGAAGCCTGGTGTGCAACATTGGGTGAGCCTGACGAAAGTGATACAAATGGAGTTAGTAACGAAGAAATAGATAAGCGGATCACGAAGATGTTGAAGGATGCCGGTGACTGGGTATTAATTGGGGGGCCGCCATGTCAGGCATATTCTCTGGCAGGTCGATCAAGAAGGCAGGAGAAAAAACTTGATGAGACTAAGGATAAAAGAGTAGGTCTTTATAAGGAGTATTTGCGGATTATAGCCGTTCATAATCCTGCTGTTTTTGTGATGGAGAACGTGAAAGGATTGTTGTCTGCTCAAACTGAGGAGGAATATATATTTGGCAGGATACTTAAGGATTTGTCAGATCCGGTAGCGGCCTGTCAGTCAGAAGGAGAGGCTGTTGTGGGGAAGAAAAAGGCTTCAAAATACCGCATATATTCCCTCACAACCAAGGCTTCACAGTATGATATGTATAGTGGTGCTCCTACTTTTG
Protein-coding sequences here:
- a CDS encoding efflux transporter outer membrane subunit; translated protein: MKTRYSLFYFLLFSLVVGLAACRVGRNYERPPMPLPAQFNGAAPSDSSIAGMEWRQFFTDPVLQSLIDKAVKGNLDLQLAMKRTDAAQQYLKQAKVNWLPSFTGNLSGSTSFPSKNSLNGVSMTNFGLGDHIEDYTLGVNMSWEIDIWGKIRRQKEAALASYLQTYEGAHAVQTSIVAGIANSYFNLLMLDKQLEVAQKNVALSDTIVQVMRLQKTAGEVTELAIQQALSQQQTAALLVPQLEQAIAIQENAIQILTGELPGKVARDRKLRDFVVPESLPTGIPADMISRRPDVRANEMGLVAANARVGAAQGNMYPQLTITGSGGLNSFKTSNWFNIPASLFGTVAGGLTQPIFQKRALKTQLEVARIERDQAAITFRQSALNAIGEVSDALVKLDKVKVRQELVAVQVQTTEKAISQAQMLFRSGMANYLEVITAQSRSLESELNQASIDRERLSAMVDLYRALGGGWK
- a CDS encoding very short patch repair endonuclease → MADVHSRERRSYNMSKIKGKDTKPEMIVRRFLFSKGLRYRLHDKKLSGKPDLVFPGKKTVLFINGCFWHGHSGCRYFVIPKTKTEWWTDKIEKNKSNDLAAIEKLQASGWKVVVVWECELKKGNQPATLNNLYLSIIQDINRTI